In Pseudomonas sp. GCEP-101, one DNA window encodes the following:
- a CDS encoding EAL domain-containing protein has translation MTAYVEPSAIPVSHAEIRQQYAHEIAVERTRLLYQGSRVPTLLMLLDGLACAGLLWDYVKPGLLAGWLISLVLLAVLRLIQVSAFNAASAERQASPHWQRTFLFGAGASGLTLAFAAIALVPPDAFLQQSLVFGLIAAAILSASVAYAVSLPAFLTFALPCLFPSIAYLLISDNPLQQGWGVLGVILLAALLVVAWQIHRVVHVGLLRRFQAQALVAHLERAKAQTEALNQDLEREVEQRRRAERELCRARDALQERVEAGSAQLSHTEARLALALEASELGLWDWNLLTDEVHHSHLEEIFGITQDAVKSVRNDLRPRLHPDDLPLLRRALVEHLKGRTDGYRIEYRVRHADGHWVWVEDRGRVMERDSRGQVTRMVGTRADISPRKLREEEQRLAATVFEAASEGIIILDPDYRLIALNEAFTRLTGYRREDVLGHNVARLMGSSEALRRYQSIRAELERQGTWQGELIETRKNGELYPQWLQLNVVRDGRGQVAHVVGFFADLTARRDAEERLRYLSHYDELTGLANRTLFKERLHEASQRARQEGRTAALLLIDLDRFKLLNDSLGHEVADQLLRQMSRRMTQTVPEADTIARLSGDEFAVLIDSYASLAALARLSSRLLAKLRTPMTVGGHELMVSASVGISLLPDNAWEISALMSQANMAMQHAKHLGGNTFQFFTDNLQACTLERLQLETRLRKAIDEGQLDVHYQPKLNLANERLDSAEALVRWRHPEMGMVPPSDFIGLAEETGLIGAIGEFVLRRACQQARAWQLKGRELRVSVNLSVHQLRTGNLVDLVRTVLEDTGLPPHLLELELTESQLLDNVESVTATFRQLREMGVKLAIDDFGTGYSSLSYLKRFPVDYVKIDQTFIRDLSERGEDAAITRAIIAMAHSLELKVVAEGVEHAEQLRFLRAHGCDEIQGYLISQPVPADACLALLERSERR, from the coding sequence ATGACCGCTTATGTAGAGCCGTCGGCGATCCCGGTGAGCCATGCCGAGATCCGCCAGCAGTACGCTCACGAAATTGCCGTCGAACGCACACGCCTGCTGTACCAGGGCTCGCGGGTGCCGACCCTGCTCATGCTGCTCGATGGCCTGGCCTGCGCCGGGCTGCTGTGGGACTACGTGAAGCCGGGGCTGCTCGCCGGCTGGCTGATCTCGCTGGTGCTGCTGGCCGTGCTGCGGCTGATCCAGGTGTCCGCCTTCAATGCCGCCTCCGCCGAGCGCCAGGCCAGCCCGCACTGGCAGCGCACCTTCCTGTTCGGCGCCGGGGCCTCGGGCTTGACCCTGGCCTTCGCCGCCATCGCCCTGGTGCCGCCGGACGCCTTCCTCCAGCAGTCCCTGGTGTTCGGCCTTATCGCCGCGGCGATCCTCTCCGCCAGCGTCGCCTACGCGGTCAGCCTGCCGGCCTTCCTGACCTTCGCCTTGCCCTGCCTGTTCCCCTCCATTGCCTATTTATTGATCAGCGACAACCCGCTGCAGCAGGGCTGGGGTGTGCTCGGGGTGATCCTGCTGGCGGCGCTGCTGGTGGTGGCCTGGCAGATTCACCGGGTGGTCCATGTCGGCCTGCTGCGGCGTTTCCAGGCCCAGGCGCTGGTGGCGCACCTGGAGCGCGCGAAGGCGCAGACCGAGGCGCTGAACCAGGACCTGGAGCGCGAGGTGGAGCAGCGTCGCCGTGCAGAGCGCGAGCTGTGCCGCGCCCGCGACGCCCTGCAGGAACGGGTCGAGGCCGGCAGCGCCCAGCTCAGCCACACCGAAGCGCGCCTGGCCCTGGCACTGGAGGCCAGCGAACTGGGGCTGTGGGACTGGAACCTGCTGACCGACGAAGTGCACCACTCGCACCTGGAGGAAATCTTCGGGATCACCCAGGACGCGGTGAAGAGCGTGCGCAACGACCTGCGCCCGCGCCTGCACCCCGACGACCTGCCGCTGCTGCGCCGGGCGCTGGTCGAGCACCTCAAGGGCCGCACCGACGGCTACCGCATCGAGTACCGTGTGCGCCACGCCGACGGCCACTGGGTGTGGGTGGAAGACCGCGGCCGGGTGATGGAGCGCGACAGCCGCGGGCAGGTGACGCGGATGGTCGGCACCCGCGCGGACATCTCGCCGCGCAAGCTGCGCGAGGAAGAGCAGCGCCTGGCCGCCACGGTGTTCGAGGCAGCCAGCGAAGGCATCATCATCCTCGACCCGGACTACCGGCTGATCGCCCTCAACGAGGCATTCACCCGCCTGACCGGTTACCGCCGCGAGGACGTGCTCGGGCACAACGTCGCGCGCCTGATGGGCTCCTCCGAAGCGCTGCGCCGCTACCAGTCGATCCGTGCCGAGCTGGAGCGCCAGGGCACCTGGCAGGGCGAGCTGATCGAGACGCGCAAGAACGGCGAGCTGTACCCGCAATGGCTGCAACTGAACGTGGTGCGCGACGGCCGCGGGCAGGTCGCCCATGTGGTCGGCTTCTTCGCCGACCTCACCGCCCGCCGCGACGCCGAGGAGCGGCTGCGCTACCTGTCGCACTACGACGAGCTCACGGGCCTGGCCAACCGCACGCTGTTCAAGGAGCGCCTGCACGAGGCCAGCCAGCGCGCCCGCCAGGAAGGCCGCACGGCGGCGCTGCTGCTGATCGACCTGGACCGCTTCAAGCTGCTCAATGACAGCCTTGGCCACGAGGTCGCCGACCAGTTGCTGCGGCAGATGTCCCGGCGCATGACCCAGACGGTGCCCGAGGCCGACACCATCGCCCGGCTGTCCGGAGACGAGTTCGCCGTGCTGATCGACTCCTACGCCAGCCTCGCCGCGCTGGCGCGGCTGTCCAGCCGGCTGCTGGCCAAGCTGCGCACGCCGATGACCGTGGGGGGCCATGAACTGATGGTCAGCGCCTCGGTGGGCATCAGTCTGCTGCCGGACAACGCCTGGGAAATCTCCGCGCTGATGAGCCAGGCGAACATGGCCATGCAGCACGCCAAGCACCTGGGCGGCAACACCTTCCAGTTCTTCACCGACAACCTGCAGGCCTGCACGCTGGAGCGCCTGCAACTGGAAACCCGCCTGCGCAAGGCCATCGACGAAGGCCAGCTGGACGTGCATTACCAGCCCAAGCTGAACCTCGCCAACGAGCGCCTGGACAGCGCCGAGGCGCTGGTGCGATGGCGCCACCCGGAGATGGGCATGGTGCCGCCCAGCGACTTCATCGGCCTCGCCGAGGAGACCGGGCTGATCGGCGCCATCGGTGAGTTCGTCCTGCGCCGTGCCTGCCAGCAGGCCCGCGCCTGGCAGCTCAAGGGACGCGAGCTGCGGGTATCGGTGAACCTCTCGGTGCACCAGTTGCGCACCGGCAACCTGGTCGACTTGGTGCGTACCGTGCTTGAGGACACCGGCCTGCCGCCGCACCTGCTGGAGCTGGAACTGACCGAAAGCCAGTTGCTGGACAACGTCGAGAGTGTCACCGCGACCTTCCGCCAGCTACGCGAGATGGGCGTGAAGCTGGCCATCGACGATTTCGGCACCGGTTATTCCTCGCTCAGCTATTTGAAGCGCTTCCCGGTGGATTACGTGAAGATCGACCAGACCTTCATCCGCGACCTCTCCGAGCGCGGCGAGGACGCGGCCATCACCCGGGCGATCATCGCCATGGCGCACAGCCTGGAGCTGAAGGTGGTGGCCGAAGGCGTCGAACACGCCGAGCAACTGCGCTTCCTGCGCGCCCACGGTTGCGACGAGATCCAGGGCTACCTGATCAGCCAGCCGGTGCCGGCCGACGCCTGCCTGGCCCTGCTGGAGCGCAGCGAGCGGCGCTAG
- the uvrD gene encoding DNA helicase II, with product MNDDISYLLNSLNDPQRQAVAAPLGRQRVLAGAGSGKTRVLVHRIAWLIQVENASPHSILAVTFTNKAAAEMRARIEQLLGINPAGMWVGTFHGLAHRLLRAHWQEAGLPENFQILDSDDQLRLVKRVVRELGLDEQRWPPRQAQWFINGQKDEGNRPQNIQAGGDLYLSTMVSVYQAYEEACARAGVVDFAELLLRSLDLWRDRPSLLEHYQRRFRHILVDEFQDTNAVQYAWLRFLGKGGESLMVVGDDDQSIYGWRGAKIENIQQFGDDFAGTEDIRLEQNYRSTATILKAANALIANNSGRLGKELWTDGVDGDPITLYAGFNEHDEARYIVETIEDALRKDGLKRSEIAILYRSNAQSRVLEEALLREKIPYRIYGGQRFFERAEIKNALAYLRLIRLRDDDAALERVINVPPRGIGEKTVEAIRHAARHNGTSMWRAINDVIAAKAVAGRAASALNGFLETVDLLAVKVEGLPLHQMTQIVIEQSGLITYHKEEKGEKGQARVENLEELVSAARAFENPDDEDTPPLVAFLDHTALESGDTQADAFEDSVQLMTLHSAKGLEFPLVFLAGMEEGLFPHKMSLEEPGRLEEERRLAYVGITRAMQRLVMTYAETRRLYGSETYNKVSRFVREIPPSLIQEVRLSNSVSRPLSGNQRSGNLFSGASVPETPFSLGQSVRHPLFGDGVILNFEGSGAQARVQVNFDSEGSKWLMMGYAKLEAI from the coding sequence ATGAACGATGACATCTCCTACCTGCTCAACTCCCTCAATGACCCGCAGCGCCAGGCCGTGGCCGCGCCGCTGGGGCGCCAGCGCGTGCTCGCCGGCGCCGGGTCCGGCAAGACCCGCGTGCTGGTGCACCGTATCGCCTGGCTGATCCAGGTCGAGAACGCCTCGCCCCACAGCATCCTGGCCGTGACCTTCACCAACAAGGCCGCCGCCGAGATGCGCGCGCGGATCGAGCAGCTGCTGGGCATCAACCCGGCCGGCATGTGGGTCGGCACCTTCCACGGCCTGGCGCACCGCCTGCTGCGCGCGCACTGGCAGGAAGCCGGGTTGCCGGAGAACTTCCAGATCCTCGACAGCGACGACCAGCTGCGCCTGGTCAAGCGCGTGGTGCGCGAGCTGGGCCTCGACGAGCAGCGCTGGCCGCCGCGCCAGGCGCAGTGGTTCATCAACGGCCAGAAGGACGAGGGCAACCGCCCGCAGAACATCCAGGCCGGCGGCGACCTCTACCTGTCGACCATGGTCAGCGTCTACCAGGCCTACGAAGAAGCCTGCGCCCGTGCCGGCGTGGTGGACTTCGCCGAACTGCTGCTGCGCTCGCTGGACCTCTGGCGCGACCGCCCCAGCCTGCTGGAGCACTACCAGCGGCGCTTCCGCCACATCCTGGTGGACGAGTTCCAGGACACCAACGCCGTGCAGTACGCCTGGCTGCGCTTCCTCGGCAAGGGCGGCGAGAGCCTGATGGTGGTGGGCGACGACGACCAGTCGATCTACGGCTGGCGCGGCGCGAAGATCGAGAACATCCAGCAGTTCGGTGACGACTTCGCCGGCACCGAGGACATCCGCCTGGAGCAGAACTACCGCTCCACCGCCACCATCCTCAAGGCCGCCAACGCGCTGATCGCCAACAACAGCGGGCGCCTGGGCAAGGAGCTGTGGACCGACGGCGTCGACGGCGACCCGATCACCCTGTACGCGGGATTCAACGAGCACGACGAGGCGCGCTACATCGTCGAGACCATCGAGGACGCCCTGCGCAAGGACGGCTTGAAGCGCAGCGAAATCGCCATTCTCTATCGCTCCAACGCCCAGTCCCGCGTGCTGGAAGAAGCGTTGCTGCGCGAGAAGATTCCCTACCGCATCTACGGCGGCCAGCGCTTCTTCGAGCGCGCCGAGATCAAGAACGCCCTCGCCTACCTGCGCCTGATCCGCCTGCGCGACGACGACGCCGCGCTGGAGCGGGTGATCAACGTGCCGCCACGCGGCATCGGCGAGAAGACCGTCGAGGCGATCCGCCACGCCGCGCGCCACAACGGCACCTCCATGTGGCGCGCGATCAACGACGTGATCGCCGCCAAGGCCGTGGCCGGCCGCGCCGCCAGCGCGCTGAACGGCTTCCTGGAGACCGTCGACCTGCTGGCGGTGAAGGTCGAGGGCCTGCCGCTGCACCAGATGACCCAGATCGTCATCGAGCAGTCCGGCCTGATCACCTACCACAAGGAAGAAAAGGGCGAGAAAGGCCAGGCCCGGGTGGAAAACCTGGAAGAACTGGTCAGCGCCGCCCGCGCCTTCGAGAATCCGGACGACGAGGACACCCCGCCGCTGGTGGCCTTCCTCGACCACACCGCGCTGGAGTCCGGCGACACCCAGGCCGACGCCTTCGAGGACAGCGTGCAACTGATGACGCTGCACAGCGCCAAGGGCCTGGAATTCCCGCTGGTGTTCCTCGCCGGCATGGAGGAAGGCCTGTTCCCGCACAAGATGAGTCTGGAAGAACCCGGCCGCCTGGAAGAGGAACGCCGCCTGGCGTATGTCGGCATCACCCGCGCCATGCAGCGCCTGGTCATGACCTACGCGGAGACCCGCCGCCTGTACGGCAGCGAGACCTACAACAAGGTGTCGCGCTTCGTCCGCGAAATCCCCCCGAGCCTGATCCAGGAAGTGCGCCTGTCCAACTCGGTGAGCCGCCCGCTGTCGGGCAACCAGCGCAGCGGCAACCTGTTCAGCGGCGCCAGCGTCCCGGAAACTCCCTTCAGCCTCGGCCAGTCCGTCCGCCACCCGCTGTTCGGCGACGGCGTCATCCTCAACTTCGAAGGCTCCGGCGCCCAGGCACGGGTGCAGGTGAACTTCGACAGCGAGGGCAGCAAGTGGCTGATGATGGGGTATGCCAAGCTAGAAGCGATCTGA
- a CDS encoding sulfatase family protein: MLFFSTRAAAALTTRLAIAWLILLAVVPVSNAQDQTTRPNILFILADDLGNNDIASWGDGQAPTPTLDQLSRQSLRFRQHYTDSTCSVSRAALMTGRDPVSIGFEPDGLGLSPDLETLPKSLRELGYSTHHLGKWHVGEGLEYLQIRPNHQGFDDWFGMLNHFVLQGPDVQGQLIRRKPTFNDPWLERDDGPPIQYKGHLDDLLTDRAISLIDQGRVAGKPWFINLWLLSPHHPFEPSQTYRQQFPDTEAGRYLAVLKQLDHNVARLLDALKASGQLDNTLIVFTSDNGSPNIARDSNYPLTGTKATYFEGGVRAPLMMLWPGHANDRDVVGISRITDLYPTLIGMVDGKPPAGLTGRDLSPQLASGKPLPKVDELYWAADLMKWGMTYGGHIPGRGLFYRNLFSQLESRPVSGPVVGAKTVLSALTPFSKEEASSLIRRWELHARPIPLQWHPAKGTTSAYLSGRDYQRSPVFGGYSLGLGAMRTVGMGRQVLVEQPGLWTLALERGRLVVTRGGSRFEGEPVHWREGCNAVVTAFNIKPVSTYPFPGKEEGQLVVYVNGKAALTADQPMPRVATVEAMAQPTYIGASSSGKDRYAGRIGRPLLVGKFLMPQQDGYALGDMDQAVCPGR; this comes from the coding sequence ATGTTGTTCTTTTCCACGCGAGCGGCAGCTGCGCTCACGACCCGACTAGCCATTGCCTGGCTGATTCTGCTTGCCGTGGTTCCTGTGAGCAATGCTCAGGATCAAACCACGAGACCCAACATCCTGTTCATCCTTGCCGATGACCTGGGCAACAACGATATCGCCTCCTGGGGCGATGGGCAGGCGCCGACGCCAACCCTCGACCAACTGAGCCGCCAGTCGCTGCGTTTTCGACAGCACTATACCGACAGCACCTGTTCGGTCAGCCGCGCAGCGCTGATGACCGGCCGCGATCCGGTCAGTATTGGTTTCGAGCCCGACGGCCTGGGGCTTTCGCCCGATCTGGAAACCTTGCCCAAGTCGTTGAGGGAGTTGGGCTACAGCACTCATCACCTGGGAAAATGGCACGTTGGCGAGGGACTGGAGTATCTGCAGATCCGTCCTAACCACCAGGGTTTCGACGACTGGTTCGGCATGCTCAACCACTTCGTACTCCAGGGACCGGATGTCCAGGGGCAACTGATCCGTCGCAAGCCCACCTTCAACGACCCCTGGCTGGAGCGCGACGATGGCCCGCCGATCCAATACAAGGGGCATCTGGACGATCTGCTGACCGACCGGGCCATTTCGCTGATCGATCAGGGGCGAGTGGCGGGCAAGCCCTGGTTCATCAATCTCTGGCTGCTATCGCCGCACCATCCGTTCGAGCCGTCGCAAACCTATCGCCAGCAATTCCCTGATACCGAGGCAGGGCGTTACCTCGCAGTCCTCAAGCAGCTCGACCACAATGTTGCCCGACTACTCGACGCGCTCAAGGCCAGCGGCCAGCTGGACAACACACTGATCGTCTTCACAAGTGATAATGGCAGTCCGAACATTGCGCGTGACAGCAACTACCCGCTGACCGGCACCAAGGCGACCTACTTCGAAGGCGGTGTACGCGCCCCGCTGATGATGCTCTGGCCAGGGCATGCCAATGATCGCGATGTGGTCGGCATCTCGCGCATCACCGATCTTTATCCGACGCTGATCGGAATGGTCGACGGCAAGCCGCCGGCAGGCCTGACTGGTCGCGATCTATCCCCGCAGTTGGCATCCGGCAAGCCGTTGCCCAAGGTTGACGAGCTTTACTGGGCGGCCGATTTGATGAAATGGGGCATGACTTACGGTGGGCATATACCTGGTCGCGGGTTGTTCTATCGCAACCTTTTCTCACAGTTGGAGAGTCGTCCGGTATCCGGTCCTGTGGTCGGCGCGAAAACCGTCCTGTCGGCGCTCACACCCTTCAGCAAGGAGGAGGCGTCCAGCCTGATTCGCCGCTGGGAGCTGCATGCACGACCAATTCCCCTGCAATGGCATCCTGCCAAGGGCACGACATCTGCCTACCTGAGCGGTCGCGACTACCAGCGCTCCCCTGTGTTCGGCGGCTACAGCCTTGGGCTGGGGGCAATGCGCACTGTCGGCATGGGACGCCAGGTACTGGTCGAGCAGCCTGGCCTGTGGACCCTGGCTCTGGAGCGGGGCCGCCTGGTGGTGACTCGCGGCGGTAGTCGTTTCGAGGGTGAGCCGGTGCACTGGCGAGAAGGCTGCAACGCCGTGGTCACCGCCTTCAACATCAAACCGGTCTCGACCTACCCGTTTCCGGGCAAGGAAGAAGGACAGCTGGTGGTCTACGTCAATGGCAAGGCTGCGCTGACCGCAGATCAACCCATGCCCCGTGTTGCGACGGTCGAGGCGATGGCGCAACCAACATATATCGGCGCATCGTCCTCCGGGAAGGATCGCTATGCCGGAAGGATTGGCCGCCCGTTGCTGGTCGGCAAATTCCTGATGCCGCAACAGGATGGCTACGCCCTTGGCGATATGGACCAAGCTGTCTGCCCTGGCCGATGA
- a CDS encoding 2OG-Fe(II) oxygenase has protein sequence MLKNLFTPKSSGDASAPSHGLLLDYPALMAKAAEQAPHYAGNAPFPHIVIDNFLPSATFARLLQEYPHDQSDPLWNNATHTDKASGEYVQKDKRNIRDPLRMPPTYRQLFWELNSHAFLDYLAQLTGIPNLIPDPNLRGAGIHQISRGGFLKVHTDFATHRDFGLDRRINVLIYLNEAWPESYGGHLELWDPEMAGPPRRVLPIANRCVVFSTTASSFHGHPHPLTCPDGVYRRSLALYYYTNGRPEGEAQPGFATHWRDVPT, from the coding sequence ATGCTTAAGAATCTTTTCACCCCAAAGAGCAGCGGCGATGCCAGCGCTCCGTCCCATGGACTACTGCTGGACTATCCTGCCCTGATGGCAAAGGCGGCCGAACAGGCACCGCACTATGCCGGCAATGCCCCATTCCCGCATATCGTCATCGACAATTTTCTGCCTTCTGCGACCTTTGCCCGGCTCCTGCAGGAATATCCACACGATCAGAGCGATCCCCTGTGGAACAATGCGACCCATACCGACAAGGCCAGCGGCGAGTATGTGCAGAAGGACAAGCGCAACATCCGCGACCCTCTGCGCATGCCGCCGACCTATCGCCAATTGTTCTGGGAGCTCAACTCCCACGCATTCCTCGACTACCTGGCACAACTGACCGGCATCCCCAACCTGATCCCCGACCCCAACCTGCGTGGCGCGGGAATCCACCAGATTTCCCGCGGCGGCTTCCTCAAGGTGCATACCGACTTCGCTACTCATCGCGACTTCGGGCTAGACCGTCGGATCAACGTGCTGATCTACCTCAACGAGGCGTGGCCCGAGAGCTATGGCGGCCACCTCGAACTGTGGGACCCGGAAATGGCCGGGCCGCCCCGCCGCGTGCTGCCGATCGCCAACCGTTGCGTGGTGTTCAGCACCACCGCCAGCTCGTTCCACGGACACCCGCATCCCCTCACCTGCCCGGATGGCGTCTACCGCCGCTCCCTGGCGCTGTACTACTACACCAACGGCCGTCCCGAAGGCGAGGCGCAACCCGGCTTTGCCACCCACTGGCGCGACGTCCCGACCTGA
- a CDS encoding acyltransferase family protein, with the protein MSDATDIRAGLRQPASYLPELESLRGWAILLVVGFHYFGILALAERVDNPVWVTLLGGGNTGVTLFFVLSGFLLSRPFLQGLRDGQQVSIRRFYTARFFRILPLYYAAVLLAWFMTQKVAALKALLFMPIGFQAFPFSVPWWSLCTEVQFYLLLPWAMWLLRYRAGRWLVAGALLAWVVAHVWLFHLPGWLSPTNVWENSLFGRAGAFLVGAACAGISLGRGYEWLRARALVCAMLLAGCLLGLGRLWVWFSLSGERNALQALPMYHNLESLLWGGAMLGLLALSWRIKVLLANPLLDHFGRISYSLYLIHVPVQFYCIYPLKASGMTLDSNLNAYLLRIAFSLVLSWTLAWLSYRLLEIPFLRLKSHLATYSGRAPWARRAADA; encoded by the coding sequence TTGAGCGACGCCACCGACATCCGAGCGGGGCTGCGCCAACCGGCCAGCTACTTGCCCGAACTGGAGTCGCTGCGCGGCTGGGCGATTTTGCTGGTGGTGGGCTTTCATTATTTCGGCATCCTCGCCCTCGCCGAGCGTGTGGATAACCCGGTGTGGGTAACCCTACTCGGCGGCGGCAATACCGGCGTCACGCTGTTCTTCGTGCTCAGCGGTTTCCTGTTGTCGCGCCCCTTCCTGCAAGGGCTGCGCGACGGCCAACAGGTGAGCATCCGACGCTTTTACACCGCACGTTTCTTCCGCATCTTGCCGCTCTATTACGCGGCAGTGCTGCTGGCCTGGTTCATGACGCAGAAGGTCGCGGCGCTCAAGGCGCTGCTATTCATGCCGATCGGCTTCCAGGCGTTCCCGTTCAGCGTGCCTTGGTGGTCGCTGTGCACCGAAGTCCAGTTCTACCTGCTGCTGCCCTGGGCGATGTGGCTGCTGCGCTACCGTGCCGGCCGCTGGTTGGTGGCGGGCGCACTGCTGGCATGGGTCGTGGCCCATGTCTGGCTGTTCCACTTGCCGGGCTGGCTGTCGCCGACCAACGTCTGGGAGAACTCGCTGTTCGGTCGCGCCGGGGCGTTTCTCGTGGGCGCAGCATGCGCTGGTATCAGTCTGGGACGAGGTTACGAGTGGTTGCGCGCGCGGGCACTGGTCTGCGCCATGCTGCTGGCTGGCTGCCTGCTGGGGTTGGGGCGCTTGTGGGTGTGGTTCTCCCTGAGTGGCGAGCGTAATGCCCTGCAGGCGCTGCCGATGTACCACAACCTCGAGTCGCTGCTCTGGGGCGGGGCAATGCTGGGGTTGCTCGCGCTGAGCTGGCGGATCAAGGTGCTGCTGGCCAATCCGCTGCTGGATCACTTCGGCCGGATCTCCTACTCGCTCTACCTGATTCATGTCCCGGTACAGTTCTACTGCATCTATCCGTTGAAGGCGTCCGGTATGACGCTGGATAGCAACCTCAATGCCTACCTGCTGCGCATCGCGTTCAGTCTGGTGCTTTCCTGGACGCTGGCGTGGTTAAGTTATCGACTGCTGGAAATACCCTTCCTGCGCCTGAAATCGCACCTGGCGACCTACTCCGGGCGGGCCCCCTGGGCGCGCCGTGCCGCCGACGCCTGA
- a CDS encoding class I SAM-dependent methyltransferase, which produces MSAIHEKRPLLSIIVIAYDMPRQALNTLVSLAPDYQQGVDADDYEVIVVENRSQRNMDAEAIARLPGNFRYYLRDEEGVSPAPAINFGFARARGRFIGLMIDGARLVTPGVVKYALMAFRMTPDAMVVVPGYHLGENEQQFHLTHGYSEEAEQQLLADVGWPHPSSGYRLFDISCWSGANPNGYFHPFMESNCLFINAQVFRDIGRADERFDMPGGGALNLYLYRKAAMHPSTQSVMLIGEGSFHQLHGGVTTSEVEGREELLKRQSDQLCELLGEPFRSPTVEPILLGQAKAPSLRYLERSVQRGMDRVKRCAGRQEDPFADQALKPEFRLAPVQTPVRIIAPRPFVSGEAQIMKTLYMPPSIKHFEPLHMVFSTWVDHLPFGYDLVTALRPKLLVELGTHKGLSYFTFCQAMKENDIDGVCYAVDTFEGDAHTDKYDESVFNAVNNHNRQHYHGFSYLMRMFFEDALKHFDDDSIELLHIDGFHTYEAVSADFANWYPKVKPGGIILFHDVMARLQDFGAWKFWDETRGQHETFTFNHGFGLGVLRKPGGDRSSDHPLLKLLFEDAKADDGAGLRSFYVHASKHLENTRKLKRLTQGQPQQQPAS; this is translated from the coding sequence ATGAGCGCAATTCACGAAAAGCGCCCGCTGCTGTCCATCATCGTTATCGCCTACGACATGCCGCGCCAGGCTCTCAATACGCTGGTCAGCCTGGCGCCGGACTACCAGCAGGGCGTCGATGCTGACGACTACGAAGTCATCGTGGTGGAGAATCGCTCGCAGCGGAACATGGATGCAGAGGCCATTGCCCGCTTGCCCGGCAACTTCCGCTACTACCTGCGAGACGAGGAGGGCGTATCCCCGGCCCCCGCGATCAATTTCGGCTTCGCCCGCGCCCGCGGTCGCTTTATCGGCCTGATGATCGATGGCGCGCGGCTGGTCACGCCGGGCGTGGTGAAGTACGCGCTGATGGCCTTCCGCATGACACCGGACGCCATGGTGGTGGTGCCCGGCTATCACCTGGGTGAAAACGAGCAGCAGTTTCACCTGACCCATGGCTATTCCGAAGAGGCCGAGCAGCAGTTGCTTGCCGACGTGGGTTGGCCGCACCCGTCCAGTGGTTACCGGCTGTTCGACATTTCCTGCTGGAGCGGCGCCAACCCGAACGGCTATTTCCATCCGTTCATGGAAAGCAACTGCCTGTTCATCAATGCGCAGGTGTTCCGCGATATCGGCCGCGCCGACGAGCGATTCGACATGCCCGGCGGCGGCGCACTGAACCTGTATCTGTATCGCAAGGCGGCGATGCATCCGAGCACCCAATCCGTGATGCTGATAGGTGAGGGGTCCTTCCATCAATTGCACGGAGGTGTAACGACGTCCGAGGTGGAAGGTCGCGAAGAGTTGCTCAAGCGTCAGAGCGACCAGCTCTGCGAACTGCTCGGCGAGCCCTTCCGCTCCCCGACGGTGGAACCCATCCTGCTTGGCCAGGCCAAAGCGCCCAGCCTGCGTTACCTCGAGCGCTCCGTGCAACGAGGCATGGACCGCGTAAAACGCTGCGCCGGGCGCCAGGAAGACCCCTTTGCCGACCAGGCACTCAAACCCGAATTCCGCCTCGCGCCAGTGCAGACGCCGGTGCGAATCATCGCTCCCCGACCATTCGTTTCCGGAGAAGCCCAGATCATGAAGACCCTCTACATGCCTCCGTCGATCAAGCATTTCGAGCCGCTGCACATGGTCTTCAGCACCTGGGTCGACCACCTGCCGTTCGGCTACGACCTGGTCACCGCGTTACGTCCCAAGTTGCTGGTCGAGTTGGGCACGCATAAGGGACTGTCCTACTTCACCTTCTGCCAGGCAATGAAGGAGAACGATATCGATGGCGTCTGCTACGCGGTGGACACCTTCGAGGGCGACGCGCACACCGACAAATATGACGAGTCGGTATTCAACGCGGTGAACAACCACAATCGCCAGCACTACCACGGCTTCTCCTACCTGATGCGGATGTTCTTCGAGGATGCGCTCAAGCACTTCGACGACGACAGTATCGAGTTGCTGCACATCGACGGTTTCCACACGTACGAGGCGGTCAGCGCCGACTTCGCCAACTGGTATCCGAAAGTGAAGCCAGGCGGCATCATCCTGTTCCATGACGTTATGGCTCGCCTGCAGGACTTCGGTGCCTGGAAGTTCTGGGACGAGACCCGTGGCCAGCATGAGACCTTCACGTTCAACCACGGCTTCGGCCTGGGCGTGCTGCGCAAGCCCGGCGGCGACCGCAGCAGCGACCATCCGCTGCTCAAGCTGCTGTTCGAGGACGCCAAGGCCGATGACGGCGCCGGCCTGCGCTCCTTCTACGTGCACGCCAGCAAGCACCTGGAGAACACCCGCAAGCTCAAGCGCCTGACCCAGGGCCAGCCGCAACAGCAGCCGGCCAGCTGA